In Paracoccus aerodenitrificans, the following are encoded in one genomic region:
- a CDS encoding mechanosensitive ion channel family protein has protein sequence MNKLAAGFLYVLLFLAPLTGLAQETPDQPAGTIDVAADESTDSAIGNRIGDILSELDGYEDVSVEVDSGIVTLDGTVLDNAALERLDRLVTRVDGVVEIQNNVRENTDLRARLEPVAQRFRDRLFQTIAFLPLLAVALLSALLIGWIGGRVARLRQPWERVAPNAFIAEILRTAIRLAFWLAAIVVALDILGTTALLGTFLGAAGILGIALGFAVRDTVENFIASVMLSLRQPFRPNDLVEIEGNEGRVIRLTSRATTLLSLDGNHIRIPNSTVFKAVITNYTRHPARRFAFDLGVDADSDLGAVRELGLTTLQGLDFVLPAPEPAVWVAEVGDSNVLMRFSGWVTQQGTEFNKARGEAIRILKETLETAGYGLPEPIYRVRMEDITEQPVVKEAPKPPPQPKALPVESESADMRPDAGFERMVEASKDEGEPNLLSEDAPQE, from the coding sequence ATGAATAAGCTCGCAGCCGGATTTCTGTATGTCCTGCTTTTTCTAGCCCCGCTAACAGGGCTTGCGCAGGAGACTCCGGATCAGCCTGCGGGCACGATCGACGTCGCGGCAGACGAATCCACCGATTCTGCAATCGGGAATCGCATTGGCGACATCCTGTCCGAGCTGGACGGTTATGAGGATGTCTCGGTCGAGGTCGATTCGGGCATCGTGACACTGGACGGCACGGTTCTGGACAATGCCGCGCTGGAAAGGCTGGACCGGCTTGTTACCCGCGTCGACGGGGTGGTCGAAATTCAGAATAATGTGCGTGAGAATACCGATCTCCGCGCCCGGCTTGAGCCGGTGGCGCAGCGCTTCCGCGACCGGCTGTTCCAGACCATTGCCTTCCTTCCTCTGCTCGCCGTCGCCCTGCTGTCGGCACTGCTGATTGGCTGGATCGGCGGGCGTGTCGCGCGACTTCGTCAGCCCTGGGAGCGTGTCGCGCCGAATGCGTTCATCGCCGAGATCCTGCGCACGGCGATCCGGCTGGCCTTCTGGCTGGCCGCCATCGTCGTGGCGCTCGATATTCTTGGCACAACGGCACTTCTGGGAACATTTCTGGGCGCAGCGGGGATATTGGGGATCGCGCTTGGTTTCGCCGTGCGCGACACGGTCGAGAATTTCATCGCGTCGGTCATGCTGTCCCTGCGCCAACCATTCCGCCCGAATGATCTGGTTGAGATCGAGGGGAATGAGGGCCGTGTCATCCGCCTGACCAGCCGGGCCACGACGCTTCTTTCGCTGGACGGAAATCACATCCGCATTCCAAACTCCACGGTCTTCAAGGCGGTCATCACCAATTATACCCGCCATCCGGCCCGTCGCTTCGCCTTTGATCTGGGCGTCGATGCGGATTCGGATCTCGGCGCAGTGCGCGAATTGGGGCTGACCACGCTGCAAGGGCTGGATTTCGTGCTGCCCGCACCAGAGCCCGCCGTCTGGGTGGCGGAAGTCGGCGATTCAAATGTTCTGATGCGGTTTTCCGGATGGGTGACTCAGCAAGGGACTGAGTTCAACAAGGCGCGGGGCGAAGCGATCCGCATTCTGAAGGAAACGCTGGAAACCGCCGGTTATGGTCTGCCAGAGCCGATTTACCGTGTTCGCATGGAGGATATTACCGAACAGCCTGTAGTGAAGGAGGCTCCGAAACCGCCACCGCAGCCGAAAGCGCTCCCTGTTGAATCCGAATCTGCGGATATGCGTCCCGATGCAGGTTTTGAACGCATGGTCGAGGCCAGCAAGGACGAGGGCGAACCGAACCTGCTTTCCGAAGACGCTCCACAGGAATAG
- the arsC gene encoding arsenate reductase (glutaredoxin) (This arsenate reductase requires both glutathione and glutaredoxin to convert arsenate to arsenite, after which the efflux transporter formed by ArsA and ArsB can extrude the arsenite from the cell, providing resistance.): MIPTIYHNPKCVTSRKVLEAIRSRGLEPEIILYLKTPPSAATLRSLADDSGLGVRGLLRKKGTPYAELGMDDENLTDDQLLAAIAEHPVLLNRPIVVTGKGTRLVRPIEVLDEIL, from the coding sequence ATGATTCCGACAATCTATCACAATCCGAAATGCGTCACCTCGCGCAAGGTTCTTGAAGCGATCCGGTCGCGCGGGCTGGAGCCCGAGATTATCCTCTACCTCAAAACCCCGCCATCGGCCGCGACGTTGCGCAGCCTCGCCGACGATTCGGGGCTTGGCGTCCGTGGTTTGCTGCGAAAGAAAGGGACGCCCTATGCCGAGCTGGGGATGGATGACGAAAATCTGACCGATGATCAGCTTCTGGCGGCGATTGCCGAACACCCGGTTCTGCTGAACCGGCCTATCGTTGTGACCGGAAAGGGAACAAGGCTGGTACGCCCGATAGAGGTGCTGGACGAGATTCTTTAA
- a CDS encoding SUF system Fe-S cluster assembly protein: MDDNLQEGEPLIRPSSTEHPLYDPVVEACRTVYDPEIPVNIYDLGLIYTLDISNEGMVKVIMTLTAPGCPVAGEMPGWVADAVEAVPGVREVDVEMTFQPQWGMDMMSEEARLELGFI, translated from the coding sequence ATGGACGATAATCTGCAGGAAGGTGAGCCGCTGATCCGGCCCTCTTCGACCGAACACCCGCTTTATGATCCGGTGGTTGAGGCCTGCCGTACCGTCTATGATCCTGAAATCCCGGTGAATATCTATGATCTCGGGCTGATCTATACGCTGGATATTTCCAATGAGGGGATGGTCAAGGTGATCATGACCCTGACCGCTCCAGGCTGCCCCGTCGCGGGCGAGATGCCTGGATGGGTTGCCGACGCCGTCGAAGCGGTTCCCGGTGTGCGCGAGGTCGATGTCGAAATGACCTTCCAGCCGCAATGGGGCATGGACATGATGTCCGAAGAAGCCCGGCTGGAACTGGGTTTTATCTGA
- a CDS encoding SlyX family protein, which produces MDKLQRLEEEIAHLVRIVEELSEVVARQDRELSRVTSRVGMLMQREAEREADGSNSLPLADQRPPHW; this is translated from the coding sequence ATGGACAAGTTGCAGAGGCTGGAAGAAGAGATTGCGCATCTGGTGCGGATCGTCGAGGAGCTTTCCGAGGTCGTGGCCCGTCAGGATCGCGAATTGTCGCGGGTGACATCGCGTGTCGGGATGCTGATGCAGCGTGAGGCGGAACGGGAAGCCGATGGCAGCAATTCGCTGCCTCTGGCGGATCAGCGCCCGCCGCATTGGTGA
- the hisS gene encoding histidine--tRNA ligase, with protein MPQDKKKQPRPKAVTPKGFRDYFGAEVTERKQMLDRIAEIYHLHGFDPLESSAVETVEALGKFLPDVDRPNAGVFAWQEEDVPGGGSGDWLALRYDLTAPLARVAAQYRNDLPTPYRRYAMGPVWRNEKPGPGRFRQFYQCDADTVGSASVSADAEICAMLADALEGVGISRGDYLVRINNRKVLNGVLEAAGVAGGDKADDVLRQIDKFDKVGEAGVLALLTEGRKDDSGAFIDGVGLTREQAEPVLRFLTSRGMDNAMTLMNLRTAVGPSAIGAEGVEELAQIAALLRGLGVGEDRAIIDPSVVRGLGYYTGPVFEAELTFEILDEKGRKRQFGSVAGGGRYDGLVERFTGQKVPATGVSIGVDRLFAALRAKGLAGAETRGPVVVTVMDRDRMADYHSMAAELRAAGIRAEVYLGNPKNFGNQLKYADKRAAPIAIIQGGDEVERGVVKIKDLILGTKLASEVSHEEWKSQPAQTEVPRNGLVAAVQEILARW; from the coding sequence ATGCCGCAGGACAAGAAAAAACAACCCCGCCCGAAAGCTGTCACGCCCAAGGGTTTTCGCGACTATTTCGGCGCTGAGGTCACTGAGCGCAAGCAGATGCTGGACCGCATCGCGGAAATCTATCATCTGCACGGCTTCGATCCGCTGGAAAGCTCTGCCGTCGAAACGGTCGAGGCTCTGGGAAAATTCCTGCCGGATGTGGACCGTCCTAATGCCGGTGTGTTCGCGTGGCAGGAAGAGGATGTGCCCGGGGGCGGTTCAGGCGACTGGCTGGCGTTGCGCTATGATCTGACCGCGCCGCTTGCCCGTGTCGCCGCGCAATATCGCAATGACCTGCCGACGCCATATCGCCGTTATGCGATGGGGCCGGTCTGGCGGAATGAGAAACCGGGTCCGGGCCGGTTCCGGCAATTCTATCAATGCGATGCCGATACGGTCGGCAGTGCCTCGGTCTCGGCGGATGCGGAAATCTGCGCCATGCTTGCGGACGCGTTGGAAGGCGTCGGCATCTCGCGCGGCGATTACCTCGTGCGGATCAATAACCGCAAAGTGCTGAATGGCGTGCTGGAAGCGGCAGGTGTCGCGGGTGGCGACAAGGCAGATGACGTGCTGCGCCAGATCGACAAATTCGACAAGGTTGGCGAGGCTGGCGTGCTGGCGCTGCTGACTGAGGGCCGCAAGGACGACTCCGGCGCCTTTATCGACGGGGTGGGCCTGACCAGAGAGCAGGCAGAGCCGGTGCTGCGCTTTCTCACCTCGCGCGGCATGGATAACGCCATGACGCTGATGAATCTGCGCACAGCGGTCGGTCCCTCGGCCATCGGCGCGGAAGGCGTCGAAGAGCTTGCGCAGATCGCCGCGCTTCTGCGCGGCCTCGGCGTGGGCGAGGATCGCGCCATCATCGACCCGTCCGTCGTGCGCGGTCTGGGGTATTACACCGGCCCGGTCTTCGAGGCCGAACTTACCTTCGAAATCCTCGACGAAAAGGGCCGCAAACGGCAATTCGGCTCTGTCGCCGGGGGTGGCCGCTATGACGGTCTGGTCGAGCGTTTCACTGGCCAGAAAGTCCCCGCGACCGGCGTGTCAATCGGCGTTGACCGCCTGTTTGCGGCGCTTCGCGCCAAGGGACTGGCTGGCGCGGAAACGCGCGGCCCGGTCGTCGTCACCGTCATGGATCGCGACCGCATGGCGGATTATCACAGCATGGCCGCCGAGCTGCGCGCTGCGGGCATCCGCGCCGAAGTCTATCTGGGCAATCCGAAAAATTTCGGCAACCAGCTTAAATACGCCGATAAACGCGCCGCCCCCATCGCCATTATTCAGGGCGGGGATGAGGTCGAACGCGGGGTCGTGAAGATCAAGGATCTGATCCTCGGGACAAAGCTGGCCTCGGAAGTCAGTCATGAGGAATGGAAATCCCAGCCTGCGCAGACCGAGGTTCCGCGTAACGGACTGGTGGCCGCAGTGCAGGAGATCCTTGCGCGATGGTAA
- a CDS encoding ATP phosphoribosyltransferase regulatory subunit, giving the protein MVSTAAKQQVGQRILSAFRQAGASEVAPDILLDAATLLDLYGEDIRARAYVTTDPVRGEVALRPDFTVPVVQMHMQDGAEPARYCYLGKVFRKQDHGDTRPEQPRDNEYLQAGFEIFARDTQADAEIFALFHELLQPYGLNAAMGDMDILLDAVRALPVSDARRAALLHHVWRPIRFSRLLARFSAPVEPRNLPDSDAPWTGLRSGTEMETRIGTLTAEADEAPLPAEWSDRLTRLFAIDAPAPQAVEALRVLAAEIHQIAEAVERLSQRLDQIAARGVDPATIRFAASHGRETMEYYDGMTFTFTADKPDWPPIASGGRYDALTAQLGQGRAIPAVGGIIRPGLIAELEAIC; this is encoded by the coding sequence ATGGTAAGCACAGCCGCCAAGCAGCAGGTTGGGCAGCGCATTCTCTCGGCTTTCCGACAGGCCGGCGCATCCGAGGTCGCGCCGGATATTCTGCTGGATGCGGCCACTCTGCTGGATCTTTACGGCGAGGATATCCGCGCCCGCGCCTATGTGACCACCGATCCGGTGCGCGGTGAGGTCGCCCTTCGCCCCGACTTCACCGTCCCGGTGGTGCAGATGCATATGCAGGACGGCGCAGAGCCCGCCCGTTACTGCTATCTGGGAAAGGTCTTCCGCAAACAGGATCACGGCGATACCCGCCCCGAACAGCCCCGCGACAACGAATATTTGCAGGCAGGTTTCGAAATCTTCGCCCGCGACACCCAAGCCGATGCCGAGATATTCGCGCTGTTTCACGAACTGCTTCAGCCCTACGGTCTGAATGCGGCAATGGGCGATATGGACATCCTGCTGGATGCGGTCCGCGCCCTGCCGGTTTCGGATGCACGCCGTGCGGCGCTTCTGCACCATGTCTGGCGCCCGATCCGCTTCTCCCGGCTTCTGGCGCGTTTCTCGGCGCCAGTCGAACCGCGGAACCTGCCGGACTCCGACGCTCCCTGGACCGGGCTGCGCAGCGGAACCGAAATGGAAACCCGTATCGGCACGCTGACTGCCGAGGCCGATGAAGCCCCTCTGCCCGCCGAGTGGAGTGACCGGCTGACCCGGCTTTTCGCCATCGACGCCCCTGCCCCTCAGGCAGTCGAGGCACTGCGCGTCCTTGCCGCCGAAATTCATCAGATCGCCGAAGCGGTCGAGCGTCTGTCGCAACGCCTTGACCAGATTGCCGCGCGGGGCGTGGACCCGGCGACAATCCGCTTCGCCGCCAGTCACGGTCGCGAAACAATGGAATATTACGACGGCATGACCTTCACCTTCACCGCCGACAAACCGGACTGGCCGCCCATCGCTTCGGGCGGGCGCTATGATGCGCTGACCGCGCAACTGGGTCAGGGCCGCGCCATCCCGGCCGTGGGCGGCATCATCCGCCCCGGCCTGATCGCCGAGTTGGAGGCGATATGCTGA
- the hisG gene encoding ATP phosphoribosyltransferase, with the protein MLKLGIPSKGRLMEDSFNWFADRGITLSRSGSDREYAGRVEGADLSLVLLSAGEIPRELASGRIDLGVTGSDLVREKLAGWRSDVRELTPMGFGHADLILAVPAAWRDCENLDDFAAITRQFRENHGFRLRIATKYHRLVRAFLSEAEIADYQLVDSQGATEGTVANLTAEAIADITSSGATLRANHLKILPDALIHASQATVFASLKSDQAEIDEFIMQLRIA; encoded by the coding sequence ATGCTGAAACTCGGTATCCCCTCCAAGGGACGGCTGATGGAGGACAGCTTCAACTGGTTCGCGGATCGCGGCATCACCCTGTCCCGCAGCGGATCGGATCGCGAATATGCCGGACGTGTGGAAGGCGCGGACCTGTCTCTGGTGCTGCTTTCGGCGGGAGAGATCCCGCGCGAACTCGCCTCGGGCCGGATCGATCTGGGTGTCACCGGCTCGGATCTGGTACGCGAGAAACTGGCCGGCTGGCGCTCGGATGTGCGCGAACTCACGCCGATGGGTTTCGGGCATGCCGATCTTATTCTCGCCGTGCCTGCCGCATGGCGCGATTGCGAGAATCTGGATGATTTCGCAGCGATCACCCGGCAATTCCGTGAAAATCACGGCTTCCGCCTGCGTATCGCCACGAAATATCACCGCCTCGTCCGCGCCTTTCTGTCAGAGGCCGAAATCGCGGATTATCAGCTTGTGGACAGTCAGGGCGCGACCGAGGGCACCGTCGCCAATCTCACCGCCGAGGCCATTGCCGACATTACCAGCTCTGGCGCGACGCTCCGCGCCAACCATCTGAAAATCCTGCCCGACGCGCTTATCCATGCCAGTCAGGCAACAGTATTCGCCTCACTGAAATCGGATCAGGCGGAAATCGACGAATTCATAATGCAACTCAGGATCGCCTGA
- the proS gene encoding proline--tRNA ligase, with protein MRLSRYFLPVLKEDPKEAQIASHRLMLRAGMIKQQAAGIYSWLPLGVKVLRRIEQIVHEEQQRAGHIPVLMPTLQSADLWRESGRYDAYGEELLRITDRHKRDMLYGPTNEEMITDIFRSHVNSYKDLPLTLYHIQWKFRDEVRPRFGVMRGREFLMKDGYNFDLTREDAMHAYNRHLVSYLRSYERMGLQAIPMRADSGPIGGDDTHEFLVLAETGESEVFYDSEITDLKFGDREIDYDSVEQCQAVLEEFTSRYARTDETHDEAKFNEIPEERRRTARGIEVGQIFYFGTKYSEPMGATVVGPDGQRVPVHMGSHGIGVSRLAGAIIEANHDEKGIIWPEGVTPFHVGIVNLKQGDASVDSACEALYRDLRAKGFEVLYDDRDERAGAKFATMDLIGLPWRITVGPRGLQSNKVELTSRRSGESEELSPTDAVLRLEKIYQPVFDAAG; from the coding sequence ATGCGTCTGTCGCGTTATTTCCTGCCCGTCCTCAAGGAAGACCCCAAAGAGGCCCAGATCGCCAGCCACAGGCTGATGCTGCGTGCCGGGATGATCAAGCAACAGGCTGCGGGGATCTATTCCTGGCTGCCTCTGGGTGTGAAGGTGCTGCGCCGGATCGAACAGATCGTGCATGAGGAACAGCAGCGTGCGGGTCATATCCCGGTGCTGATGCCGACCTTGCAATCGGCTGATCTGTGGCGGGAATCGGGGCGCTATGACGCCTATGGCGAGGAGTTGCTGCGCATCACCGACCGCCATAAGCGCGACATGCTGTATGGCCCGACCAATGAGGAGATGATTACCGACATCTTCCGCAGCCATGTGAACAGCTATAAGGACCTGCCACTGACGCTGTATCACATCCAGTGGAAGTTCCGCGACGAGGTCCGCCCGCGTTTCGGCGTGATGCGCGGACGTGAGTTCCTGATGAAGGACGGCTATAATTTCGACCTGACGCGCGAAGATGCGATGCATGCCTATAACCGCCATCTGGTAAGCTATCTGCGCAGCTACGAACGCATGGGTCTTCAGGCGATCCCGATGCGGGCCGATAGCGGGCCTATCGGCGGGGACGATACGCATGAATTTCTGGTGCTGGCGGAGACCGGCGAATCCGAGGTGTTCTATGACAGTGAGATCACCGATCTGAAATTCGGGGATCGTGAGATCGACTATGACAGCGTCGAGCAATGTCAGGCGGTGCTGGAGGAATTTACCAGTCGCTATGCCCGCACCGACGAAACCCATGACGAAGCGAAGTTCAACGAAATCCCCGAAGAGCGCCGCCGCACCGCGAGAGGTATCGAGGTCGGGCAGATCTTCTATTTCGGCACCAAATATTCCGAGCCGATGGGCGCGACAGTGGTCGGCCCGGACGGTCAGCGCGTGCCGGTTCATATGGGCAGCCACGGGATCGGTGTCAGCCGTCTGGCCGGTGCGATTATCGAGGCGAACCACGACGAAAAGGGCATTATCTGGCCCGAGGGCGTGACGCCTTTCCATGTCGGCATCGTCAACCTGAAACAAGGCGATGCTTCGGTCGATTCCGCTTGCGAGGCGCTGTATCGGGATCTCAGGGCGAAAGGGTTCGAGGTTCTCTATGATGACCGCGATGAGCGTGCGGGCGCGAAATTCGCCACGATGGATCTGATCGGGCTTCCCTGGCGGATCACTGTGGGGCCGCGCGGGCTGCAATCGAACAAGGTCGAACTGACCTCGCGGCGCTCGGGAGAATCGGAGGAGCTTTCTCCAACCGATGCGGTCTTGCGGCTGGAAAAAATCTATCAACCGGTTTTTGACGCGGCAGGCTGA
- a CDS encoding DUF4260 domain-containing protein yields the protein MSGMVIWQRAEGAVIFLAGIWVCNALGLQMAWWWLMALFFAPDLAFAAYLAGPRIGAVAYNVVHNYGFGLVLLMLGSVSGNTMLIALGALWFGHSGFDRMLGYGLKSQSGFTETHLGRIGRLR from the coding sequence ATGAGCGGAATGGTGATCTGGCAGCGGGCCGAGGGCGCAGTGATCTTTCTGGCCGGGATCTGGGTCTGCAACGCGCTTGGCCTGCAAATGGCATGGTGGTGGCTGATGGCGCTGTTCTTTGCGCCGGATCTGGCCTTTGCGGCTTATCTGGCGGGACCGAGAATCGGGGCTGTCGCCTATAATGTCGTGCATAATTACGGTTTCGGGCTGGTCCTTCTGATGCTCGGCAGCGTCAGCGGCAATACGATGCTGATCGCACTTGGTGCGCTGTGGTTCGGCCATTCGGGCTTTGACCGAATGCTGGGATATGGGCTGAAATCGCAGAGCGGATTTACCGAGACGCATCTGGGCCGGATCGGGCGCTTGCGGTAA
- a CDS encoding glycosyltransferase family 8 protein, whose protein sequence is MTAEPQFSPGFSPRHEVAVIVACDANYLPYAAVAALQLAREGRDYDVLIGGPEPLELPGFLRDAGIGHVAAVDSGIIDALPTDARRSVATYMEMFCASALRGVYRRILVLDSDIIFERGDPGRLLRTDMLGRAVAAVRDNRQWRTPKRHVREFRQLGRPSAPYFNAGVVMIDTEDWAEAGLTAKASAFARDHLAGLGRDQALMNGMLYGDWAEISPLWNWQYTWSSAQLMAVADPCIIHFIGPHKPWLDSADSRVPMRLREDYARILPRHFPDAARGAGLDRRHWPGRRDLGKSMFKQWRAVGPMLDYLGRFPDEYTLLRP, encoded by the coding sequence ATGACCGCAGAACCGCAATTTTCGCCCGGCTTCTCGCCCCGGCATGAGGTGGCGGTGATCGTTGCCTGCGATGCGAATTACCTGCCCTATGCCGCAGTCGCCGCGTTGCAACTGGCCCGGGAGGGCCGCGATTACGATGTGCTGATAGGCGGGCCAGAGCCGCTGGAGCTGCCCGGTTTCCTGCGCGATGCCGGTATCGGTCACGTTGCCGCTGTCGATAGCGGCATCATCGACGCGCTGCCGACCGATGCGCGGCGCTCGGTTGCGACCTATATGGAGATGTTCTGCGCCTCGGCCCTGCGTGGGGTCTATCGCCGCATCCTCGTTCTCGACAGCGATATCATCTTTGAGCGCGGCGATCCGGGACGGCTGCTGCGCACCGATATGCTTGGCCGCGCCGTGGCGGCGGTGCGCGACAACCGGCAATGGCGCACCCCGAAGCGCCACGTGCGCGAGTTCCGCCAGCTTGGCCGTCCCTCTGCGCCCTATTTCAACGCGGGCGTGGTGATGATCGACACCGAGGATTGGGCAGAGGCCGGGCTGACCGCGAAAGCCTCGGCATTCGCCCGCGACCATCTGGCCGGGTTGGGGCGCGATCAGGCGCTGATGAACGGGATGCTTTACGGAGACTGGGCAGAGATCAGCCCGTTGTGGAACTGGCAATATACATGGTCCTCGGCGCAGCTCATGGCGGTGGCAGATCCCTGCATTATCCATTTCATCGGTCCGCATAAGCCGTGGCTGGACAGTGCCGACAGCCGTGTCCCGATGCGCCTGCGCGAAGACTACGCCCGCATCCTGCCCCGTCATTTCCCTGACGCTGCGCGGGGCGCGGGGCTGGATCGCCGGCATTGGCCGGGCCGGCGGGATCTGGGGAAATCCATGTTCAAACAGTGGCGTGCGGTCGGGCCGATGCTGGATTATCTGGGCCGGTTTCCCGACGAATACACGCTGCTGCGGCCTTGA
- a CDS encoding glycosyl transferase yields the protein MKQIICIKWGTKYGPEYANRFYNMVARNITPPFRVICFTDDSTGLNPAIETRPLPEPDFVMPKNTPGKWPKSQLWGDLGDITGTVLFMDLDVIITDNIDGFFEYGDPSDTITAKNPNTPFERMAQTSIYRMQVGRLKPMQEQFRADPQAAADKYRYEQRFVTHNAPGGVKFWPRGWVSHFRLHCIPPFPLNYIKPPRIPKGTKVVIFAGHLNPDDAVLGQWSKHDPVRFPGDHLKATFDGRRRESLSKHLRHFYLPATWIAEKWQ from the coding sequence ATGAAACAGATCATCTGCATCAAATGGGGCACGAAATACGGTCCCGAATACGCGAACCGCTTCTATAACATGGTGGCGCGGAATATCACGCCGCCTTTCCGGGTGATCTGCTTTACCGATGACAGCACAGGGCTGAACCCGGCGATCGAAACCCGGCCGCTGCCGGAACCCGATTTCGTCATGCCGAAAAATACGCCCGGCAAATGGCCGAAATCGCAGCTCTGGGGCGATCTGGGGGATATTACCGGCACGGTGCTGTTCATGGATCTGGATGTCATCATCACGGATAATATCGACGGTTTCTTCGAATATGGCGATCCGTCGGACACGATCACCGCGAAGAATCCGAACACCCCGTTCGAGCGCATGGCCCAGACCTCAATCTACCGGATGCAGGTCGGACGGCTGAAGCCGATGCAGGAACAATTCCGCGCCGATCCGCAGGCGGCGGCGGATAAATACCGCTATGAGCAGCGTTTCGTGACCCATAACGCGCCGGGCGGGGTGAAATTCTGGCCGCGCGGATGGGTCAGCCATTTCCGCCTGCACTGCATTCCGCCCTTCCCGCTGAATTATATCAAGCCGCCGCGCATTCCGAAGGGAACGAAAGTGGTTATCTTCGCGGGCCACCTGAACCCAGACGATGCGGTGCTCGGGCAGTGGTCGAAGCATGATCCGGTGCGCTTTCCCGGCGATCATCTGAAGGCGACGTTTGACGGGCGGAGGCGCGAAAGTCTGTCGAAACATCTGCGGCATTTCTATCTTCCGGCGACGTGGATCGCGGAGAAATGGCAGTAA
- the rpsD gene encoding 30S ribosomal protein S4 encodes MSKRTSAKYKIDRRMGENIWGRAKSPVNRREYGPGQHGQRRKGKMSDFGTQLRAKQKLKGYYGDLTEKQFRRIYAEAERVKGDTGENLIGLLERRLDAVVYRAKFVPTIFAARQFVNHGHVEVNGQKVNIASYRVKEGDVVSIRERSRQLAIVLEAVQLPERDVPDYLEVDHNKMTASFVRIPALGDVPYAVQMEPNLVVEYYAKN; translated from the coding sequence GTGAGCAAACGCACCTCTGCCAAGTATAAAATCGACCGCCGCATGGGCGAAAACATCTGGGGCCGCGCGAAATCCCCGGTCAACCGCCGCGAATACGGCCCCGGCCAGCACGGTCAGCGCCGCAAGGGCAAAATGTCCGATTTCGGCACCCAGCTTCGCGCCAAGCAGAAGCTGAAGGGCTATTACGGCGACCTGACCGAAAAGCAGTTCCGCCGCATCTATGCGGAAGCCGAGCGCGTCAAGGGCGATACCGGCGAAAACCTGATCGGCCTGCTGGAGCGCCGTCTGGACGCCGTCGTCTATCGCGCCAAATTCGTTCCGACCATCTTCGCTGCGCGTCAGTTCGTGAATCACGGCCATGTGGAAGTGAACGGCCAGAAGGTGAACATCGCCTCGTATCGCGTGAAGGAAGGCGATGTCGTCTCGATCCGCGAGCGTTCGCGTCAACTGGCCATTGTTCTGGAAGCAGTTCAACTGCCCGAGCGTGACGTTCCGGATTATCTGGAAGTCGATCACAACAAGATGACCGCAAGCTTCGTGCGCATTCCGGCCCTGGGCGATGTACCCTATGCCGTGCAGATGGAACCGAATCTGGTCGTCGAATATTACGCGAAGAACTGA